In a single window of the Flavobacterium sp. W4I14 genome:
- a CDS encoding glycosyltransferase involved in cell wall biosynthesis (product_source=COG0463; cath_funfam=3.90.550.10; cog=COG0463; pfam=PF00535; superfamily=53448) → MEVTVLMSVYNSDQYLDKAINSILTQTYKDFEFIIIDDGSTDQSIEICKRFAQADSRIVFIENGKNLGLPKSLNNGILLAKGKYIARQDADDYSAPNRLEIQLKFAKENSWADVIGSDCYVIDLADNVVYQDTSFSACSDHKDSLLKHHAIFPHGSAFVKKEKLLEVGLYDVRFYYVQDGELWLRMISKNAKVHVINELLYYYRVGPNGSVKRNNAKLMFNKILRMNYAENKSVELIDKELAHVKAYLTHSKLVIKPHFMADYWRSLGNASYLRNSDKKLPHAYINKAISETNSFTNYPKYMLLKIVYMLPSNFVKMFLKFKGA, encoded by the coding sequence ATGGAGGTTACTGTTTTAATGTCAGTTTATAATTCTGATCAATATCTTGATAAAGCGATTAACTCAATTTTGACCCAAACGTATAAAGATTTTGAATTTATAATTATTGACGATGGTTCAACAGATCAATCTATAGAGATCTGTAAAAGATTTGCACAAGCAGATAGCAGAATCGTATTTATAGAGAATGGAAAAAACTTAGGACTCCCTAAATCCTTAAACAACGGAATATTATTGGCGAAAGGTAAATATATTGCCCGACAAGATGCTGATGACTATTCTGCCCCTAATAGATTAGAAATACAATTAAAATTTGCTAAAGAAAATAGTTGGGCAGACGTAATTGGTTCTGATTGTTATGTAATTGATTTAGCCGATAATGTTGTGTATCAGGATACCAGTTTTTCTGCTTGCAGCGACCACAAAGATAGTTTGTTAAAACATCATGCAATCTTTCCTCATGGAAGTGCCTTCGTTAAAAAAGAGAAATTGTTGGAAGTGGGATTGTACGATGTTAGGTTTTACTATGTGCAAGATGGAGAATTATGGCTTCGGATGATTAGTAAAAATGCTAAAGTGCATGTTATAAACGAGTTGTTATATTATTATAGGGTTGGGCCAAATGGTTCTGTAAAACGAAACAATGCTAAACTAATGTTTAATAAAATACTGAGAATGAATTATGCAGAAAACAAAAGTGTTGAGCTAATTGATAAAGAATTGGCACATGTTAAAGCATACTTAACCCATTCTAAGTTAGTAATAAAGCCACATTTTATGGCTGATTATTGGAGAAGTCTTGGCAACGCTTCTTATCTACGTAATTCGGATAAGAAATTACCGCACGCCTATATCAATAAAGCAATTAGTGAGACTAACTCATTCACAAACTATCCTAAATATATGCTCTTGAAAATTGTATATATGTTGCCATCTAACTTTGTGAAGATGTTTCTTAAGTTCAAAGGAGCCTAA
- a CDS encoding dTDP-4-amino-4,6-dideoxygalactose transaminase (product_source=COG0399; cath_funfam=3.40.640.10,3.90.1150.10; cog=COG0399; pfam=PF01041; superfamily=53383), producing the protein MIIPFSPPYIDQSVIDQVLDTLKNKWITTGPKVKDFEEEILTLTGCDAAICVNSWTSGAMLMLKWFGIGQGDEVIVPAYTYCATALSVIHCGARPIMVDVLDDFNMDPEQVRKAITSKTKAIIAVDFAGWPCNYNSLKSIVKSPSISKKFVPNSEKQAILGRILLISDAAHSIGSRYDGQQAAKKSDVTIFSFHAVKNITTAEGGCICLNLPKQFIPQEEYNYLKMYTLNGQNKDALAKSKGGGWRYDVTFPGMKINMPDICAAIGLAQIRKYWQTILPARKTIAELYIQGLKDQHWFIEPPLIDESRESCYHLFPVRVKGFTEEQRDKVIDDMALLGIAINVHFIPMPMLSVFKNLGYNINDYPVAYRNYSTEISLPIYPQLSQEEINFIITSLISVVNIQFNLRNESLQNEILITVTV; encoded by the coding sequence ATGATTATCCCATTTTCACCACCGTATATCGATCAGTCGGTTATCGATCAAGTATTGGATACACTTAAAAACAAATGGATCACGACAGGACCCAAGGTAAAGGATTTTGAAGAGGAGATTTTAACATTAACAGGATGTGATGCCGCAATTTGTGTAAACTCATGGACATCGGGAGCCATGTTGATGTTGAAGTGGTTCGGCATTGGACAAGGCGATGAGGTAATCGTGCCAGCTTATACCTATTGTGCAACTGCATTGAGTGTAATACATTGCGGTGCCAGGCCTATAATGGTTGACGTTTTGGATGATTTTAACATGGATCCTGAACAGGTGAGGAAGGCCATTACATCGAAAACCAAGGCAATAATTGCAGTAGATTTTGCAGGTTGGCCCTGTAATTATAATTCATTAAAATCTATTGTTAAATCACCTTCAATTAGCAAGAAATTTGTTCCAAATAGCGAGAAGCAAGCAATATTAGGAAGGATTTTATTAATTTCTGATGCAGCCCATTCTATCGGTAGCAGGTACGATGGCCAACAAGCTGCTAAAAAAAGCGATGTTACTATATTTTCCTTTCATGCTGTAAAAAATATAACCACAGCGGAAGGTGGTTGCATCTGTTTAAACTTGCCAAAACAGTTTATACCCCAGGAAGAGTATAACTATCTAAAAATGTATACACTAAATGGGCAGAACAAAGATGCATTAGCGAAATCAAAAGGTGGTGGATGGCGTTACGATGTTACTTTTCCTGGAATGAAAATTAACATGCCTGATATTTGTGCAGCGATTGGCCTGGCACAAATTAGAAAATATTGGCAAACCATTTTGCCGGCAAGGAAAACAATTGCTGAACTTTATATTCAAGGGTTAAAAGATCAACACTGGTTTATTGAACCTCCATTAATTGATGAAAGCCGAGAATCTTGTTATCACTTGTTTCCTGTTCGTGTTAAAGGATTCACAGAAGAACAAAGGGATAAAGTAATTGATGATATGGCTTTGCTTGGAATTGCAATAAATGTGCATTTCATACCCATGCCAATGCTCAGTGTCTTTAAAAATTTGGGCTACAATATAAATGATTATCCTGTTGCATATCGCAACTATTCTACAGAAATATCCCTTCCTATTTATCCCCAGTTAAGCCAAGAAGAGATTAATTTCATCATTACCTCCTTAATTAGTGTTGTAAATATTCAATTTAATTTAAGGAATGAATCACTTCAAAACGAAATTTTAATCACTGTAACGGTATGA
- a CDS encoding hypothetical protein (product_source=Hypo-rule applied; superfamily=53756), with amino-acid sequence MFQIQKIYDAIRHEISTLLQDEAKIKMLGKNALSWSKANFDIAKNIITEVNFYGRFLKTTI; translated from the coding sequence ATGTTCCAAATCCAGAAAATATATGATGCTATCAGACATGAAATTAGCACCTTATTGCAGGATGAAGCGAAGATAAAAATGCTTGGTAAAAATGCCTTATCGTGGTCTAAAGCAAATTTTGATATCGCTAAAAATATTATTACTGAAGTGAATTTTTATGGTCGATTTTTAAAGACGACCATTTAA
- a CDS encoding asparagine synthase (glutamine-hydrolyzing) (product_source=KO:K01953; cath_funfam=3.40.50.620,3.60.20.10; cog=COG0367; ko=KO:K01953; pfam=PF00733,PF13537; superfamily=52402,56235; tigrfam=TIGR01536): MCGIYGSTIKYADEVISQKLDRVSFRGPDFSAFRHYDGITLGHNRLSIIDLDPRSNQPFAYQHLRIVFNGEIFNYKDIKQELIGKNYAFNTTSDTEVICAAYLAYGADCVKHFNGMFAFVIYDSISKALFGARDRLGKKPFYYCHSGQSFEFASQISQINIERNLSTDETAIHDFLMWSYIPEPKSIYKEVKKLEAGCSFKFDMHSGNLKISKYWDLDYTASNLFTGTYDEAKNQLSDLLNDAVKIRLFADVPLGVFLSGGIDSSLIAALAVKHVDKVKTFSIKFNESGFDESRYAEKVARHLGTDHHTISCSYNEGIDLIENISRYYDEPFADSSAIPSLVLCKYTKNHVTVALSGDAGDEAFLGYHRYRWINKVNFLFNLPLGVRKTIASLVHLSPKYRHKLIAMGISSDKIESLYTNMLGTMENSWLSERNLRLDNGMMGILNNPLKPLLERVSDFDIKTYLNGDINTKVDRSSMAFSLEARSPLMDYRVIEFSRTLPTSFKYHKGNQKRILKDLLYQHVPKDFFDRPKAGFTMPLATWFRSELKDYMMDNLSDKELKNIPGINVKKTQEIIQEHLTGKWNRSAQIWKLLVLSQWLKGQKNSVKNQLAMA, from the coding sequence ATGTGTGGAATTTATGGCTCAACAATCAAGTATGCAGATGAGGTAATTTCTCAAAAGTTGGATCGGGTAAGTTTCCGTGGGCCAGATTTTTCGGCCTTTAGACATTATGATGGTATTACTTTGGGACACAATAGGTTGTCTATTATTGATCTGGATCCTCGATCAAATCAGCCTTTTGCCTATCAACATTTAAGAATTGTTTTTAATGGGGAAATTTTCAACTATAAGGATATTAAACAGGAGCTGATTGGAAAGAATTATGCATTTAACACGACTTCAGATACGGAAGTGATTTGTGCCGCATACCTGGCTTATGGCGCTGATTGTGTTAAGCATTTTAATGGCATGTTTGCTTTTGTCATCTACGATTCAATTAGTAAAGCGTTATTTGGCGCTAGAGACCGTCTTGGTAAAAAGCCATTTTACTATTGTCATTCAGGTCAATCTTTTGAATTTGCTAGTCAGATAAGCCAAATAAATATCGAGAGAAATTTATCAACAGACGAAACAGCAATACATGATTTTTTAATGTGGAGTTATATTCCCGAGCCAAAATCAATTTATAAAGAAGTTAAAAAACTTGAAGCAGGTTGCAGTTTTAAATTCGATATGCATAGCGGAAACTTAAAAATTTCGAAATATTGGGACTTAGATTATACAGCAAGCAACCTGTTTACAGGCACTTATGATGAGGCTAAGAACCAATTGTCAGATCTTTTAAATGATGCGGTTAAAATAAGGTTGTTTGCTGATGTGCCATTAGGAGTGTTTTTATCTGGCGGTATAGATTCATCATTGATTGCAGCATTAGCAGTAAAACATGTAGATAAGGTTAAAACATTTTCTATAAAGTTTAATGAATCAGGTTTTGACGAAAGCCGCTATGCCGAAAAAGTAGCCAGACATTTAGGTACTGATCATCATACTATATCTTGTAGCTACAACGAAGGTATAGACTTGATAGAAAATATATCAAGATATTACGACGAGCCTTTTGCAGATTCGAGCGCAATCCCTTCTTTAGTATTATGTAAATACACGAAAAATCATGTCACCGTAGCTTTAAGTGGCGACGCCGGAGATGAGGCTTTCTTGGGGTACCATCGCTACAGATGGATTAATAAAGTTAATTTTTTATTTAATCTTCCTTTAGGTGTTCGAAAAACAATTGCATCATTGGTTCATCTATCTCCAAAATATCGCCACAAACTTATAGCAATGGGTATTTCTTCCGATAAAATCGAAAGTTTATATACCAATATGCTAGGTACAATGGAAAATTCATGGTTATCAGAAAGAAATTTGCGCTTGGATAACGGCATGATGGGTATTTTAAATAACCCGTTAAAACCTTTGCTGGAGCGAGTTTCTGATTTTGATATTAAAACATATCTAAATGGTGATATCAATACCAAAGTCGATAGGTCGTCTATGGCTTTTTCACTAGAGGCCCGGTCTCCGTTAATGGATTATCGCGTAATTGAATTTTCACGCACATTGCCTACAAGCTTCAAATATCATAAAGGTAATCAAAAACGGATTTTGAAAGATTTACTATATCAGCATGTGCCGAAAGATTTTTTTGATAGACCAAAAGCAGGTTTCACTATGCCTTTAGCCACCTGGTTCAGAAGCGAATTAAAGGATTACATGATGGATAATCTATCAGATAAAGAACTTAAAAATATCCCTGGTATTAATGTAAAAAAAACACAGGAAATAATTCAGGAACATTTAACCGGAAAATGGAATCGATCTGCACAAATCTGGAAATTATTGGTGCTTTCACAATGGTTAAAAGGCCAAAAAAATAGTGTAAAAAATCAACTGGCCATGGCTTGA
- a CDS encoding glycosyltransferase involved in cell wall biosynthesis (product_source=COG0438; cath_funfam=3.40.50.2000; cog=COG0438; pfam=PF00534; superfamily=53756), with product MKNSLLLLMTPNISLEIWNNQGQLSRELDYYESLCLKLNLRLIIYSYGRNDKQYVEKYDAFKVLEMPSWIPQNIPFSCQNFIYNLSSLIIYRNHFRKVVLSKTNQFPAAWFGLWLKFFFNIPLIIRMGYYVAHFKKLPLLTKVKEWIAFHLCNLILTTSSEACNHIIDRYNIKPKKILYMCNNINLDVFKPIALPKTYDLIFVGRLDKVKNIEAIVQIVKNSDLKTLIIGNGALRNVVKEATNSGNSIHWEERVENIDLPKYFNQAKCAIILSVFEGNPKALLEAMSCGIPSIGTNAPGIRECITHNINGLMVDVPNPENI from the coding sequence ATGAAAAATAGTTTGTTATTGTTAATGACACCCAATATAAGCTTAGAGATCTGGAACAATCAAGGACAGCTATCTCGCGAACTTGATTATTATGAAAGCTTATGTTTAAAATTAAACCTCAGATTGATTATTTATAGCTACGGGCGTAATGATAAGCAGTATGTAGAAAAATATGATGCGTTTAAAGTTTTAGAAATGCCGTCTTGGATACCTCAAAACATTCCTTTTTCTTGTCAGAATTTTATTTACAATTTAAGCTCATTAATTATCTATCGTAATCATTTCAGAAAAGTTGTTTTATCTAAGACAAATCAATTCCCAGCCGCGTGGTTCGGTTTATGGTTAAAGTTTTTTTTTAATATTCCATTAATTATAAGAATGGGTTATTATGTAGCTCATTTTAAAAAACTTCCTTTACTTACTAAGGTCAAAGAGTGGATTGCTTTTCATTTATGTAATCTTATCTTAACTACTTCATCTGAAGCTTGCAATCATATTATTGATCGATACAATATCAAGCCTAAAAAGATCTTATATATGTGTAATAACATAAATCTTGATGTTTTTAAACCAATAGCATTGCCCAAAACTTATGATTTAATATTTGTTGGCCGCCTGGATAAAGTAAAGAACATCGAAGCTATTGTGCAGATTGTCAAAAATTCTGATTTAAAAACATTAATAATAGGTAATGGTGCCTTAAGAAATGTTGTTAAAGAGGCTACTAATAGCGGTAATTCAATTCATTGGGAAGAAAGAGTAGAAAATATCGATTTGCCCAAATATTTCAATCAGGCAAAATGTGCCATCATATTATCGGTATTTGAAGGAAATCCCAAAGCTTTACTAGAAGCGATGTCCTGTGGTATCCCGAGTATTGGGACGAATGCACCTGGAATAAGAGAATGTATCACTCATAATATAAATGGTTTAATGGTCGATGTTCCAAATCCAGAAAATATATGA
- a CDS encoding lipopolysaccharide/colanic/teichoic acid biosynthesis glycosyltransferase (product_source=COG2148; cog=COG2148; pfam=PF02397; transmembrane_helix_parts=Inside_1_8,TMhelix_9_31,Outside_32_198), translating to MDAKRILDIIGSAMGLLILFPLLILIAILIALDSSGPIFFQQSRVGRDMKDFKLLKFRTMYYSTKTGSLLTIGNNDSRITKIGRWLRKYKLDELPQLINVLSGEMSLVGPRPEVRKYVDLYTDNQRFVLSVKPGITDWASVEFFNENELLANAEDPENYYVQRIIPEKISHNLRYITHHDLSVDLKIIFLTIRRMISN from the coding sequence ATGGACGCAAAAAGAATTTTGGATATCATTGGATCAGCAATGGGCTTACTCATATTGTTTCCCTTGCTGATCTTGATCGCAATATTAATTGCCTTGGATAGCAGCGGTCCCATTTTTTTTCAACAAAGTAGGGTAGGCAGGGATATGAAAGATTTTAAACTCCTGAAATTTAGAACAATGTATTACAGTACCAAAACAGGTAGTCTTTTAACTATAGGGAATAACGATAGTAGAATTACAAAAATCGGGCGTTGGCTTAGAAAGTATAAACTTGATGAACTACCACAGTTGATTAACGTTTTAAGTGGGGAAATGAGTTTGGTTGGGCCTCGGCCAGAGGTAAGGAAATATGTAGATTTATATACAGATAACCAACGATTTGTATTATCGGTAAAACCAGGTATAACCGACTGGGCCTCCGTTGAATTTTTCAATGAAAATGAACTTTTGGCCAATGCTGAAGATCCTGAAAATTATTATGTTCAACGCATTATCCCAGAAAAAATTAGCCATAATCTTAGATACATCACCCATCACGATCTATCAGTAGACCTCAAAATTATATTCCTCACAATAAGACGAATGATTTCGAATTAA
- a CDS encoding glycosyltransferase involved in cell wall biosynthesis (product_source=COG0438; cath_funfam=3.30.70.60,3.40.50.2000; cog=COG0438; pfam=PF00534,PF13439; superfamily=53756), with protein sequence MNRIKIVHIIASLGKGGAERFVVDLCNELAKCDQNDVHLISLAENEDSNSFINDVSQRVHYYSFNKKTGFSLSVILKLTKWLNAIKPDVVSTHTNSFEYALPYRIFNHNAKFFHTIHSTANTECSNNTIKSIRKVLYKNNWVVPVTISKNGSETFNDYYRLNNDIIIENGRNSLKITANYNTLFAEYRSQSNAFLLVHIGRISSEKNQQLLIEAVQYFNKIEKPKCKLLIIGEVQNELLYGNLKNMVDNDKMITFLGAKDNIGDYLSIADAFCLSSDFEGMPISLIEALSVGCTTVCTPVGGIKNMIEHGVNGFLSVDNTVKSYYEALKTSMFFKNKELIKENSLNAFKSKYHISISATKYAAAYTKN encoded by the coding sequence ATGAATAGAATTAAAATAGTACACATTATTGCTTCTTTGGGAAAGGGTGGTGCAGAACGTTTTGTGGTTGATTTATGTAACGAACTCGCGAAATGTGATCAAAACGATGTTCATCTAATATCACTAGCTGAGAACGAAGATTCCAATTCATTCATAAATGATGTCAGTCAACGGGTTCATTATTACTCATTTAACAAAAAAACAGGATTTAGTTTATCTGTTATTTTGAAACTTACCAAATGGTTAAATGCAATTAAACCGGATGTAGTGAGTACACACACGAATTCATTCGAATATGCATTACCATATAGAATATTTAATCATAATGCCAAGTTTTTTCATACCATTCATTCAACAGCAAATACAGAGTGTTCGAATAATACAATAAAAAGCATTAGAAAGGTTTTGTATAAAAATAACTGGGTTGTACCAGTTACTATTTCTAAAAATGGAAGTGAAACTTTTAATGATTATTACCGACTAAATAATGACATCATCATAGAAAATGGACGTAATAGTTTAAAAATTACAGCTAATTACAATACCTTATTTGCTGAATACAGGTCGCAATCAAATGCTTTTCTATTGGTTCATATTGGCAGAATTTCAAGTGAAAAAAATCAACAACTATTAATCGAAGCCGTTCAATATTTTAATAAAATAGAAAAACCAAAATGTAAATTGTTGATTATCGGGGAAGTTCAGAATGAATTGTTATATGGCAATTTAAAAAATATGGTTGATAACGATAAGATGATAACATTTTTGGGGGCAAAGGATAATATTGGAGATTATTTGAGCATAGCGGATGCTTTTTGCTTATCGAGTGATTTTGAAGGGATGCCAATTTCCTTAATTGAAGCTTTATCTGTTGGCTGCACCACAGTCTGTACTCCAGTTGGTGGTATTAAAAACATGATTGAGCATGGAGTTAACGGCTTTTTGAGTGTAGACAACACGGTTAAATCTTATTATGAAGCATTGAAAACATCGATGTTTTTTAAAAATAAAGAATTAATCAAAGAAAATAGCCTAAACGCTTTTAAATCAAAATATCATATCAGCATTTCAGCAACAAAATATGCTGCTGCCTATACTAAAAATTAA